Proteins encoded in a region of the Psychromicrobium lacuslunae genome:
- a CDS encoding heme ABC transporter ATP-binding protein — MSESAIAVLRGVSFGVPGKQIIPHLSLSIRAGEVLSLVGPNGAGKSTVLGLLAGDLKPDQGLISLEGKELSQYTPRELARRRAVALQDSKVSYAYTVEEVVRMGRLAWRGSESEQHDGAAVKQALARTETANLSDREVTTLSGGEMARTTLGRVLAQQTRLLLLDEPTAALDVRHQESALAICRQVADSGGAAVVVLHDLDLAASYSDRMVLLDHGRVVAAGAPEQVCDAEVLSRIYRSPMDVFRHPGTGRLVVLPGRSGATTGQKSRQLSRVRGN, encoded by the coding sequence ATGAGTGAGTCTGCTATTGCAGTGCTTCGCGGCGTCAGTTTTGGCGTGCCCGGCAAACAGATCATCCCGCACCTTTCACTGAGCATCAGGGCCGGCGAAGTGCTCAGCCTGGTCGGGCCAAATGGTGCCGGAAAATCCACAGTGTTAGGCCTGCTCGCCGGTGATCTGAAGCCGGATCAGGGCTTGATCAGCCTCGAAGGCAAGGAGCTGAGCCAATACACGCCGCGCGAGCTGGCCCGACGTCGAGCCGTAGCATTGCAGGATTCGAAAGTCAGCTATGCCTACACCGTCGAGGAAGTGGTGCGGATGGGGCGGTTGGCTTGGCGCGGCAGCGAGTCCGAGCAGCACGACGGTGCCGCGGTTAAGCAAGCCCTGGCGCGCACTGAAACAGCGAATCTTTCGGACCGCGAGGTAACCACACTCTCCGGTGGTGAGATGGCCCGTACCACTCTGGGCCGAGTGTTGGCGCAGCAGACTAGGCTTCTTTTGCTCGATGAACCGACGGCCGCGCTGGACGTGAGGCACCAGGAATCCGCGCTGGCGATCTGCCGCCAGGTCGCCGACTCCGGTGGCGCCGCTGTCGTGGTATTGCATGATCTGGATTTGGCGGCGAGTTACTCAGATCGGATGGTGCTGCTCGATCACGGCCGGGTAGTCGCTGCTGGGGCGCCAGAACAGGTGTGCGACGCCGAGGTGCTGAGCCGGATCTATCGCTCACCAATGGACGTCTTTAGGCATCCGGGAACCGGCCGGTTGGTGGTGCTACCCGGTCGAAGCGGGGCAACAACCGGGCAAAAATCACGGCAATTGAGCCGCGTCAGGGGAAACTGA
- a CDS encoding FecCD family ABC transporter permease: MLQRYRSINRTRRALLLGLGLLLALILLAVLSAGAGQFQVSAAEIVAALGRKLQLLPGEPGFADATLWNVRFPRVVMAILVGAALGLSGAVMQAVFANPLAEPAVIGISAGSAVGASAVIVFGGGAAGLFGQPLAAFVAGLLTTVLVYLLSRVKGKASVLTLVLTGISVNALASAVIALLVFLADTQSREQIVFWQMGSLNGSTWAAVLSVLLPIGLGIVLCFLLLARLDVLALGERAAGHVGLSVEGVRMIAILAVALMTSGAVAYSGIIGFVGLIVPHLIRLAVGPSAKRLLPLSLLGGALMVSLADLAARTLIPFADLPIGIFTALVGAPAFFLLLRQTLKKSGAL, from the coding sequence GTGTTGCAACGATATCGATCGATTAACCGCACCCGGCGAGCTCTGCTGCTGGGCCTCGGTCTCTTACTGGCCCTGATCCTGCTGGCCGTGCTGTCGGCCGGAGCCGGCCAGTTTCAGGTTTCGGCCGCCGAGATCGTGGCAGCGCTAGGCCGAAAACTTCAATTGCTACCCGGGGAACCTGGTTTTGCCGATGCCACGCTGTGGAACGTCAGGTTTCCCCGGGTGGTGATGGCGATTTTGGTCGGCGCCGCATTGGGACTCTCCGGTGCGGTGATGCAGGCCGTCTTTGCGAATCCGCTCGCCGAACCGGCGGTGATTGGCATCTCCGCAGGGTCTGCGGTGGGGGCAAGCGCGGTAATCGTCTTTGGTGGTGGCGCGGCGGGTTTATTCGGCCAGCCCTTAGCGGCTTTCGTGGCGGGGTTGCTGACCACGGTTTTGGTCTACCTGCTCTCCAGGGTGAAAGGCAAAGCCTCGGTGCTGACCTTGGTTTTGACCGGAATCTCGGTCAACGCACTCGCCTCGGCGGTGATAGCGCTGCTGGTTTTTCTCGCCGACACACAGAGCCGGGAGCAGATCGTGTTTTGGCAGATGGGTTCGCTCAATGGCTCTACCTGGGCGGCTGTGCTTTCGGTGTTGCTGCCGATTGGCTTAGGCATCGTGCTGTGTTTTTTGCTGCTTGCTCGGCTCGACGTGCTGGCGCTCGGTGAGCGGGCCGCCGGGCATGTCGGTCTATCGGTTGAGGGAGTGCGGATGATCGCGATTCTCGCGGTCGCGTTGATGACTTCTGGGGCAGTGGCCTACAGCGGAATAATTGGTTTCGTCGGCCTCATCGTGCCGCACCTGATCCGGCTGGCGGTCGGTCCCTCGGCTAAGCGACTGCTACCGCTTAGCCTGCTGGGTGGCGCGCTAATGGTTTCGCTGGCCGACCTCGCGGCGCGCACCCTGATTCCCTTCGCCGACCTGCCCATCGGTATCTTTACCGCGCTGGTCGGCGCGCCGGCATTTTTCTTATTACTGCGGCAAACGCTCAAAAAGTCGGGGGCGCTATGA
- a CDS encoding heme/hemin ABC transporter substrate-binding protein: protein MPRTNTGHRLAAGIAAVALFLGLAACSAANPQPVTPSSATQQSSSAEASSVQLPDPRTLQGRSTASSVADVEPIPGKHQQKLPATVTDFNKQRVTVSDTSRILALDLYGTIADTVIALGLGDKLVGRTVSNTNKSLSGLPIVTQNGHELNAEAILQLKPSLLLIDSTIGPPEVLEQIRSSGVTVVNFDPDRSIDLMAPGITAVGQALGLPEAAVELNKRVAAELAATQDYLKKLVPQDAAKRPAIAFLYVRGKAGVFFILGAGSGADDLIQQLGGVDVASKVGIKDVKPANSEALAALSPQVFLMMTSGLESTGGIDGLLKRPGVAETPAGAARRVVDMADGQILSFGPNFPAVLRSLAKAIYDPKGLLGTAQG from the coding sequence GTGCCTCGCACTAATACCGGGCACCGGCTGGCAGCGGGCATTGCCGCTGTCGCGCTGTTTCTAGGGTTGGCCGCTTGCTCAGCGGCCAACCCGCAGCCAGTCACGCCGTCGTCAGCGACACAGCAGAGCAGCTCGGCGGAGGCCTCGTCCGTACAATTACCTGATCCTCGCACTTTGCAGGGGCGCAGTACCGCCAGCAGCGTCGCCGACGTCGAACCGATACCGGGGAAACACCAACAGAAGCTGCCCGCCACGGTGACCGACTTCAACAAGCAGCGGGTCACCGTCAGTGATACCAGCAGAATCCTGGCCCTGGATCTTTACGGCACTATTGCCGATACCGTTATTGCCCTTGGCTTGGGTGACAAGCTGGTCGGCCGAACCGTCTCGAATACCAATAAGTCACTCAGCGGCCTGCCAATAGTGACTCAGAACGGTCACGAGCTCAACGCAGAAGCGATTTTGCAGCTCAAGCCCAGCCTGCTGCTCATCGATTCCACCATTGGTCCGCCGGAAGTGCTTGAGCAGATCCGTTCGAGCGGAGTAACCGTGGTGAATTTTGACCCGGATCGTTCAATCGACTTAATGGCTCCGGGGATCACCGCTGTCGGCCAGGCGCTCGGTCTACCGGAGGCCGCCGTCGAGTTGAATAAAAGGGTCGCTGCTGAGCTGGCCGCGACGCAGGATTACCTTAAGAAATTGGTGCCGCAGGACGCCGCGAAGAGACCCGCGATCGCCTTCCTCTACGTCCGAGGCAAGGCCGGGGTGTTCTTCATCCTGGGCGCTGGCTCCGGAGCCGATGATCTGATCCAGCAGCTGGGCGGCGTGGACGTTGCCAGCAAAGTGGGAATAAAGGACGTCAAACCGGCGAATAGTGAAGCACTGGCCGCGCTCTCACCCCAGGTCTTCCTGATGATGACCTCCGGCCTGGAATCGACCGGGGGAATAGATGGACTTTTGAAAAGACCCGGCGTGGCTGAGACTCCGGCCGGAGCGGCTCGCCGGGTGGTAGACATGGCTGACGGTCAGATCCTGTCGTTTGGTCCGAATTTCCCGGCCGTGTTGCGTAGCTTGGCAAAGGCTATTTACGACCCGAAGGGTCTGCTCGGAACGGCCCAGGGCTAA
- a CDS encoding HtaA domain-containing protein has translation MRAIRNTAIRLPALALAALLVILSLGFAPSASAAGNPTVTVTDIPAAGGQVTVTGSGFSTTPGIYLALGEQGLPGLYEGFGTGKITMANTVFIAPGQVDGNTDRGRTAPMNADGSFSVKIQVPAKASTAWAVYTSKAHGQGATDKSQNTVTNLKYATAVAAPSATSTPAAKPEVALKAATPSVKATEIPAAGGQVTVTGSGFSTTPGIYLALGEQGLAGLYEGFGIGKISMANTVFLAPGLADGSTAQGRTAPMNADGSFSVKIQVPAKASTAWAVYTSKAHGQGMSDKSQNTATNLKYAAAVTPKPTVIPTPQPTVKPQPTSKPQPGTATKPAPTTIAETKQATASASTALQPQEAAQCTVRQLSTGSLNWGIKSSFRSYIRSGIAKGNWTLNDASYNGSAFSFNATNGIFDPATNTGNYGFAGGVHFTGHGGVLDLTISKLRISQTSATAGVLIADVISSDMSGKKTQSAAVEFATLDLSGLSANAHSVSVAAAPATLTAAGATAFAGFYAAGTALDPVALSVQLGAAADCQALGIAAQGGSVSAASVTGKLANTGADGLALLAGSAAFLLLAGAVALAATRRRASH, from the coding sequence ATGCGCGCCATTCGTAACACGGCGATTCGCCTGCCAGCCCTAGCGCTGGCGGCACTGCTCGTCATTTTGAGTCTTGGCTTTGCGCCAAGCGCCAGCGCTGCTGGCAACCCAACCGTGACGGTCACTGACATTCCGGCCGCTGGCGGCCAGGTGACGGTGACCGGCTCAGGGTTCTCGACGACGCCCGGGATTTACCTGGCTCTCGGTGAGCAGGGGCTGCCAGGCCTGTATGAAGGTTTCGGCACCGGGAAAATCACCATGGCGAATACCGTTTTCATCGCCCCGGGTCAAGTGGATGGCAACACGGACCGCGGTCGAACCGCTCCAATGAATGCCGATGGATCATTCTCGGTGAAGATTCAGGTTCCGGCGAAAGCCAGCACCGCCTGGGCTGTTTACACCTCCAAGGCTCACGGCCAGGGCGCAACTGATAAATCGCAGAACACCGTGACTAATCTGAAGTACGCGACTGCGGTCGCCGCTCCGTCGGCCACCAGCACCCCGGCTGCTAAGCCGGAGGTAGCACTGAAAGCCGCGACGCCGAGCGTCAAGGCCACCGAGATCCCGGCCGCTGGCGGCCAGGTGACGGTGACCGGTTCGGGGTTCTCGACGACGCCGGGAATTTACCTAGCTCTCGGTGAGCAAGGGCTGGCTGGTTTGTATGAGGGTTTCGGCATTGGCAAGATCAGCATGGCGAATACCGTTTTCCTGGCTCCTGGGCTCGCTGACGGCTCTACCGCCCAGGGCCGGACCGCGCCGATGAATGCCGATGGATCATTCTCGGTGAAGATTCAGGTTCCGGCGAAAGCCAGCACTGCCTGGGCTGTTTACACCTCCAAAGCACACGGCCAAGGGATGAGCGATAAGTCGCAGAACACCGCGACTAACCTGAAGTACGCGGCTGCGGTAACACCGAAGCCAACCGTTATCCCGACTCCGCAGCCCACCGTCAAACCGCAGCCGACCAGCAAGCCGCAGCCCGGCACAGCAACTAAGCCAGCTCCGACCACGATTGCCGAAACCAAGCAGGCCACGGCCAGCGCCTCGACGGCTCTGCAGCCACAAGAAGCAGCGCAGTGCACCGTGCGGCAGCTGTCCACCGGTTCCTTGAACTGGGGGATTAAATCGTCGTTCCGCAGCTACATCCGCAGCGGTATCGCCAAGGGTAACTGGACCCTGAACGATGCCAGCTACAACGGCAGCGCCTTCTCTTTCAATGCCACGAACGGAATTTTTGACCCCGCTACGAACACCGGAAACTACGGTTTTGCCGGTGGAGTCCATTTCACCGGACACGGCGGAGTGCTGGATCTGACCATTAGCAAGCTGCGGATCTCGCAAACCTCAGCCACTGCTGGCGTGTTGATCGCTGACGTGATTTCCTCCGATATGTCGGGGAAGAAAACTCAGAGCGCTGCCGTCGAGTTCGCCACTCTTGACCTCTCCGGACTGTCCGCGAACGCTCATAGCGTGAGCGTAGCAGCAGCTCCGGCTACTCTCACGGCCGCCGGTGCTACCGCTTTTGCGGGTTTCTACGCAGCTGGCACCGCACTCGATCCGGTCGCCCTCTCCGTGCAGTTGGGGGCAGCGGCTGACTGCCAAGCTTTGGGCATCGCTGCTCAAGGTGGTTCGGTCTCTGCCGCCTCGGTGACCGGAAAACTGGCTAATACCGGTGCCGATGGCCTTGCTCTGCTCGCTGGCTCGGCAGCTTTCCTGCTGCTGGCAGGTGCGGTAGCACTGGCAGCAACGCGTCGTCGTGCCTCGCACTAA
- a CDS encoding heme oxygenase (biliverdin-producing), whose amino-acid sequence MTSQPQLADLMRESSQTDHQEAEDSSFIAELMTGKLSLLHYQALLAQYAYLYAALDSCATELRSAGHFSALLDARLERSALMLADLAALGASTAGPLPSMVRYVERIRNVSTQQPHRYLAHHYVRFLGDLSGGQILARKIQQHYGAGERELTAWDFTALGKLKPYKDRYRGALNELQLTSTQVNEVLDEVRRAFGFNKELFQELSTSTPDPALLSH is encoded by the coding sequence GTGACCAGCCAACCCCAGCTTGCCGATCTGATGCGCGAATCCAGTCAGACGGACCACCAAGAAGCCGAAGACAGTTCCTTTATCGCTGAGCTGATGACGGGGAAGCTGAGTTTGCTGCACTACCAAGCTTTGCTAGCGCAATACGCCTATCTCTATGCCGCGCTTGATAGTTGCGCAACCGAGCTGCGGAGCGCGGGCCACTTCAGTGCCTTACTCGATGCCAGACTGGAGCGAAGCGCCCTCATGCTGGCTGATCTTGCTGCGCTCGGAGCCAGCACGGCGGGGCCTTTGCCGAGCATGGTGAGGTATGTGGAACGGATTCGAAACGTCTCAACACAACAGCCACACCGCTACCTGGCTCATCATTATGTGCGATTCCTGGGCGATCTCTCCGGCGGCCAAATTCTTGCCAGAAAAATCCAGCAACACTACGGTGCCGGGGAGCGAGAACTGACAGCCTGGGATTTTACGGCCCTGGGCAAGCTCAAACCCTATAAGGATCGATACCGCGGCGCCCTGAACGAGCTACAGCTGACCTCGACTCAGGTGAACGAAGTCCTTGACGAAGTTCGGCGCGCCTTTGGCTTCAATAAGGAGCTATTCCAAGAACTCTCCACCAGCACCCCCGACCCAGCCTTACTCTCCCACTAG
- a CDS encoding PHP domain-containing protein has protein sequence MRIDLHAHSNVSDGTEAPAALVDAAQVAGLDMVALTDHDSTGGWREATNRAQEIGIGLVPGMEISCRTEQGITVHLLSYLHDPEHPGLLEEITKSRQARLSRAERMVERLSEDYPLNWDDVSLHVSPGATVGRPHIADALIAAGVVADRSEAFASILTARSKYWVSHYAPNPVLAVTLVRQAGGVPVFAHPMASARGRVVAEEVFEEMIQAGLAGVEIDHRDNPEAGKAFLRDLARRHDLIVTGSSDYHGTGKPNRLGENLTSPEALERIEAQASGCSVIR, from the coding sequence GTGAGGATCGATTTACACGCGCATTCGAATGTCTCCGATGGCACTGAAGCCCCGGCCGCATTAGTAGACGCTGCTCAGGTGGCCGGGTTAGATATGGTGGCGTTGACCGATCACGATTCCACTGGGGGTTGGCGGGAAGCGACCAACCGGGCGCAGGAAATCGGCATCGGCCTAGTGCCCGGGATGGAAATCTCCTGCCGTACCGAGCAGGGCATCACTGTGCACCTGCTGAGCTATCTGCACGACCCGGAGCACCCCGGACTGCTGGAGGAGATCACTAAATCGCGGCAAGCGCGACTTAGTAGGGCCGAGCGGATGGTCGAAAGGCTCTCCGAGGATTATCCGCTGAACTGGGACGATGTTTCGCTACATGTCTCTCCCGGGGCAACGGTCGGCCGGCCGCATATTGCTGACGCGCTGATTGCCGCCGGTGTAGTTGCCGATCGTTCGGAGGCTTTTGCCTCGATCCTGACCGCTCGTAGCAAATACTGGGTCTCACATTATGCGCCAAACCCAGTCCTTGCGGTCACCCTGGTCCGTCAGGCCGGTGGAGTGCCGGTCTTCGCGCACCCGATGGCTTCCGCACGCGGACGGGTGGTGGCCGAGGAAGTTTTTGAGGAAATGATTCAGGCGGGCTTAGCCGGGGTGGAAATAGATCATCGGGATAACCCTGAGGCCGGTAAAGCGTTTCTGCGGGATCTCGCCCGGCGGCACGACCTGATCGTTACCGGATCATCCGATTATCACGGCACCGGTAAGCCCAATCGTCTGGGCGAGAACTTGACCAGCCCGGAAGCGCTCGAACGGATCGAAGCGCAGGCCAGTGGCTGCTCGGTGATCCGCTGA
- a CDS encoding aminopeptidase P family protein, whose translation MTQTPENSEQPIEDRVNNRSLRPDSDAFRSFMSANWAQSSQELPAQAAVAEHAARRRKAISEQFKGERLVIPAGPLKVRSNDTDYMYRPHSAFAHLTGLGVDHEPDAILVLEPVDEGSGDDGGHHQATLYFRPMAGRDSKEFYSDARSGEFWIGKRPTLAELRAELALPTADLAEAEVALTKNVGAAEIGGVQVRLVRDVDPQLDALIDTARINTALNPETADLSQADAQDAKLAEALSELRLVKDDWEVEQLEIAVAATIEGFAEVVRALPRAITHHRGERVVEGAFAARAREEGNGLGYETIAAAGDHATTLHWITNNGQVKSGELLLLDAGVEADSLYTADITRTLPVNGTFTETQRKVYQAVLDASDAAFKAAKPGVKFREIHGAAMTVLADRLALWGLLPVSAEEALTPEGQQHRRWMPHGTSHHLGLDVHDCAQARAELYLDGILEEGMVFTIEPGLYFKADDLAVPEEYRGIGVRIEDDVLVTADGNRNLSSALPRSPEDVESWMAGIYENQG comes from the coding sequence GTGACGCAGACCCCAGAAAATTCAGAACAGCCCATCGAAGACCGGGTTAATAACCGGTCACTACGCCCCGACTCGGATGCCTTCCGATCATTCATGAGCGCCAACTGGGCGCAGTCGAGCCAAGAACTACCCGCCCAAGCAGCGGTAGCTGAACACGCGGCCCGCCGCCGCAAGGCAATTAGTGAGCAGTTCAAAGGCGAACGACTCGTTATCCCGGCCGGGCCGCTCAAGGTCCGGTCCAACGACACCGACTACATGTATCGGCCGCATTCTGCCTTCGCGCACCTGACCGGCCTTGGCGTGGACCATGAACCCGACGCTATTCTGGTTCTGGAACCGGTCGATGAAGGTAGTGGCGATGACGGTGGGCACCACCAAGCCACGCTTTATTTCCGACCGATGGCTGGCCGCGATTCCAAGGAGTTCTACTCCGATGCACGTTCCGGTGAGTTCTGGATCGGCAAGCGCCCGACGCTGGCCGAGCTACGCGCCGAGCTCGCTCTGCCGACCGCTGATCTTGCCGAAGCTGAAGTGGCCCTGACCAAGAACGTCGGTGCTGCGGAAATCGGCGGCGTACAGGTGCGTTTAGTCCGTGATGTCGATCCTCAGTTGGACGCCCTCATTGACACCGCCCGGATCAATACCGCGCTCAACCCAGAAACCGCTGACCTCAGCCAAGCTGATGCCCAGGACGCCAAGCTCGCCGAGGCGCTCTCTGAGCTTCGGCTGGTGAAGGATGACTGGGAGGTCGAGCAGCTGGAAATCGCGGTAGCGGCCACCATTGAAGGTTTCGCCGAGGTGGTCCGGGCGCTGCCGCGCGCCATCACTCATCATCGTGGCGAGCGCGTGGTAGAAGGCGCCTTCGCTGCCCGTGCCCGCGAGGAGGGCAACGGCCTGGGCTATGAGACCATTGCCGCCGCCGGTGACCACGCCACCACTCTGCACTGGATTACCAATAACGGCCAGGTGAAGTCAGGCGAGCTGCTGCTGCTCGACGCTGGCGTGGAAGCCGACTCGCTCTACACCGCTGATATCACCCGCACGCTACCGGTCAACGGCACTTTCACAGAGACTCAGCGCAAGGTGTATCAGGCCGTGCTGGATGCTTCCGATGCCGCCTTCAAGGCGGCCAAGCCGGGCGTGAAGTTCCGCGAAATCCACGGTGCCGCGATGACGGTCTTAGCTGACCGGCTCGCGCTGTGGGGGCTGCTGCCGGTCTCTGCCGAAGAGGCTCTGACTCCCGAGGGCCAGCAGCATCGTCGTTGGATGCCACACGGTACCAGCCACCACCTGGGCCTCGATGTGCATGATTGCGCGCAGGCCCGTGCCGAGCTGTACCTGGACGGCATCCTCGAAGAGGGCATGGTCTTCACCATCGAGCCAGGCCTCTACTTCAAGGCCGACGACCTGGCAGTACCGGAAGAGTACCGCGGCATCGGCGTCCGGATTGAGGACGATGTGCTGGTCACCGCTGACGGGAATCGTAACCTCAGTTCCGCCCTCCCGCGCAGCCCGGAGGACGTGGAATCCTGGATGGCCGGTATCTACGAGAACCAAGGCTAG
- a CDS encoding AAA family ATPase yields MTRNGGSVAIISGPPGSGKSTISRRLSEAASPSVHLHTDDFWHFIVGGFIPPYLEESDQQNQLVLRILAKAAFGYAAGGYQVFCDGVLGPWALRPLIDNARESQLELHYLVLRPSPEVTLARATARTETGALIDPAPIRSLIEQFSSLGELEGHAIDTTGQNVEQSVAALAGLIDRRTHLLPL; encoded by the coding sequence ATGACGAGGAATGGCGGTTCGGTAGCGATCATTAGCGGACCGCCAGGTTCCGGGAAATCGACGATTTCACGGCGACTCAGCGAGGCTGCCTCGCCCAGCGTGCATCTGCATACCGATGATTTCTGGCATTTCATCGTTGGCGGTTTTATCCCGCCTTACCTCGAGGAGTCAGATCAGCAGAATCAACTGGTGCTGCGAATCCTGGCAAAGGCAGCGTTTGGCTATGCCGCCGGTGGTTATCAGGTGTTCTGCGACGGAGTGCTCGGACCCTGGGCGCTGCGACCCTTGATCGACAACGCGCGTGAGAGCCAACTAGAGCTGCACTACCTGGTGCTACGACCGAGCCCAGAGGTCACCTTGGCACGGGCCACAGCACGCACCGAGACAGGTGCGTTGATTGATCCGGCGCCGATTCGCTCACTCATAGAGCAATTCTCTTCCTTGGGCGAGTTGGAAGGGCACGCTATCGATACCACCGGGCAGAACGTGGAGCAGAGCGTCGCCGCGCTCGCCGGACTCATCGATCGCCGCACGCATCTGCTGCCGCTCTAA
- a CDS encoding general stress protein: MSNLFGSARALADPRSVPDGDTVGSYVSYLDAQKAVDYLADQQFPVQLVSIVGNDLKMVERVTGKLSYPRVALNGAMTGAWFGLFVGLLLSFIGSSPGGALLSIPIAMVLGAAFWMLFGIVTYAAQRGKRDFTSTSQVLASNYDVIVAREASAEARRLLQNLPMGSRPTTPSYPAPTAYRPPQAGQSNLPDQSAAPQRPEGWADPYGQPAADSQSADPQASQPVAGVSGVKPGSYADLPDGRPQYGVRLEPTQPAATPSGAPVPAPASSSGVSPSAEASGPDERTDPEQPTR; encoded by the coding sequence ATGTCAAACCTTTTTGGATCGGCCCGTGCTCTTGCAGACCCACGCAGCGTCCCTGATGGCGACACTGTGGGGAGCTATGTTTCCTACCTGGATGCACAGAAAGCGGTGGACTATCTGGCGGACCAGCAGTTCCCGGTTCAACTGGTATCCATTGTGGGCAACGACCTGAAAATGGTGGAACGCGTCACCGGCAAGCTCAGCTATCCGCGGGTGGCGCTCAACGGTGCAATGACTGGCGCTTGGTTTGGCCTTTTCGTGGGGCTGCTATTGTCCTTTATCGGCAGCAGCCCGGGCGGTGCATTGCTTTCCATCCCGATTGCCATGGTGCTGGGAGCAGCGTTTTGGATGCTGTTCGGTATTGTGACCTATGCCGCTCAGCGCGGTAAGCGCGATTTCACCTCGACCTCGCAGGTGTTGGCTTCGAACTATGATGTGATCGTGGCCCGGGAGGCTTCCGCAGAAGCGCGACGGCTATTGCAGAATTTGCCCATGGGCTCTCGCCCGACAACCCCCAGCTACCCCGCGCCGACCGCTTACCGGCCGCCTCAGGCTGGACAGTCGAACCTGCCTGATCAGTCGGCCGCGCCGCAGCGACCCGAGGGCTGGGCTGATCCATACGGGCAGCCCGCTGCTGACTCGCAGTCCGCTGATCCGCAAGCATCTCAACCGGTGGCAGGTGTTAGCGGCGTGAAGCCTGGTAGCTATGCTGATTTGCCGGACGGCCGCCCGCAATACGGGGTTCGTCTGGAGCCGACTCAGCCAGCCGCAACCCCCAGTGGAGCTCCTGTTCCTGCTCCTGCGTCGTCGTCCGGGGTCTCACCCTCTGCCGAGGCGTCCGGCCCAGACGAGCGCACCGACCCCGAGCAGCCCACCCGCTAA
- a CDS encoding magnesium transporter MgtE N-terminal domain-containing protein, with protein MSTNPTRVFVARLIGLDVFDPFGDRLGRLRDVVVHSRGHNAPHAVGIVVEVTGKRRVFVPMTRLTSMDQTQIISTGLVNLRRFEQRGAEQLVVGELFDRKVTLTDGSGTAIVEDVALDQGRSGDWLVSKLFVRRGDSASRLRRLRRGHTVLIDWDEAIHDSQHEPQGASQLVASYEDLKPADFADALQEMSDKRRFEVASELQDERLADVLQELPEDDQVQLLSSLDNERAADVLEEMDPDDAADLLADLPSAKAEELLLLMEPEEADDVRRLLQYDEDTAGGLMTPVPVILPPEATVAEALAHVRSEELSPALASAIFVCRPPLETPTGRFLGVVHIQQLLRSAPPEQLGSLVDKNLEPVSDQAGVGDVSHVMASYNLVSLPVVNDTGRLVGAVTVDDLLDHLLPDDWRAHEDGEPLKKLGGRVG; from the coding sequence GTGAGTACAAATCCAACCCGCGTTTTCGTGGCGCGCCTGATCGGCCTGGACGTCTTCGACCCCTTTGGCGACCGATTAGGCCGATTGCGCGATGTTGTGGTGCACTCACGTGGACACAACGCTCCGCATGCGGTCGGCATCGTGGTCGAGGTGACCGGTAAGCGCCGGGTTTTCGTGCCAATGACCAGGCTCACCTCGATGGATCAAACTCAGATTATCTCCACCGGGCTGGTCAATCTGCGCCGCTTCGAACAACGCGGCGCCGAGCAACTCGTGGTCGGCGAACTCTTCGACCGCAAAGTTACCCTCACCGATGGCTCCGGCACCGCAATCGTGGAAGATGTCGCCCTGGACCAGGGCCGCAGCGGCGACTGGCTGGTCAGCAAACTCTTTGTCCGGCGCGGCGACTCGGCCTCCCGGCTGCGTCGGCTGCGTCGTGGTCACACCGTACTGATCGACTGGGATGAGGCAATTCACGATTCGCAGCACGAGCCGCAAGGGGCCAGCCAGCTGGTGGCCAGCTATGAGGACCTCAAGCCCGCCGACTTTGCCGATGCGCTGCAGGAAATGAGCGATAAACGACGCTTCGAGGTGGCCTCAGAACTGCAGGACGAGCGACTCGCCGACGTGCTGCAGGAGCTTCCCGAGGATGATCAGGTTCAGTTGCTCTCCTCGCTCGATAATGAACGCGCCGCCGATGTGCTGGAAGAGATGGACCCGGACGACGCCGCCGATCTGCTCGCCGACCTGCCCAGTGCTAAGGCTGAAGAGTTGCTGCTGCTGATGGAGCCTGAAGAGGCCGACGATGTGCGACGCTTACTGCAGTACGACGAGGACACCGCTGGCGGTTTGATGACCCCGGTGCCCGTTATCCTCCCTCCAGAAGCGACAGTCGCCGAAGCTCTGGCACACGTTCGCAGTGAAGAGCTTTCCCCCGCCCTGGCCTCAGCAATCTTTGTTTGCCGTCCGCCGCTAGAAACCCCTACCGGCCGGTTTCTCGGCGTAGTGCACATCCAGCAATTGCTGCGCAGCGCACCGCCGGAACAGCTCGGCAGTTTGGTCGATAAGAACCTGGAACCGGTCTCCGATCAGGCCGGAGTGGGGGACGTCTCACACGTCATGGCGTCCTACAACTTGGTATCCTTGCCGGTGGTCAACGACACCGGTCGGCTGGTCGGGGCGGTGACAGTCGATGACCTCCTTGACCATTTGTTACCCGACGATTGGCGTGCTCACGAAGACGGTGAGCCCTTGAAAAAACTAGGAGGCAGAGTTGGCTGA